From the genome of Scytonema hofmannii PCC 7110, one region includes:
- a CDS encoding class I SAM-dependent methyltransferase — protein sequence MDKIEYINQFDSLILNPETRKIYGQKEFFNVGYWLSDTQNQEEACFNLMEKLLAFIPEKKGTILDVGCGLGATTGYLLKYYSPPDVVGINISTKQLERSAVNAPGCNLICMDAVQMEFEDNFFDNIICVEAAFYFDTREQFLKEAARVLKPGGNLILSDIIFENTQYFGDWIVTPKNIVKDIEEYKHLYQQTGFQLLEFVDLTDECWKNHFRFLKSWFVKEFEVGDVDEETYQVNVGAIDGLLNTSSIGYLLVSAKKPVKVI from the coding sequence ATGGATAAAATCGAATACATTAACCAATTTGACAGTTTAATTTTAAATCCGGAGACTAGAAAGATATACGGTCAAAAAGAGTTTTTCAATGTAGGTTATTGGCTCTCGGATACTCAGAATCAGGAGGAAGCCTGTTTTAACCTGATGGAAAAGCTTTTAGCATTTATTCCAGAAAAGAAGGGCACTATCCTTGATGTTGGCTGCGGTTTGGGAGCAACTACCGGTTATCTACTCAAGTATTACTCGCCCCCTGACGTTGTTGGCATTAATATTTCCACTAAGCAACTCGAAAGAAGTGCAGTTAACGCTCCCGGCTGTAACTTAATTTGCATGGATGCCGTGCAGATGGAATTTGAGGATAATTTTTTCGATAACATTATATGTGTTGAAGCAGCATTCTACTTTGATACCAGGGAGCAGTTTCTCAAAGAGGCAGCTCGTGTATTGAAGCCGGGGGGCAATCTGATTCTCTCTGATATCATCTTTGAAAATACACAGTATTTCGGTGATTGGATTGTGACTCCAAAAAATATTGTCAAAGATATTGAGGAGTATAAACATCTTTACCAACAGACAGGATTTCAACTCTTAGAATTTGTAGATTTAACAGATGAATGTTGGAAAAACCACTTCCGCTTTCTAAAATCTTGGTTTGTAAAAGAATTTGAAGTGGGAGATGTAGATGAAGAAACTTATCAGGTAAATGTGGGTGCTATAGATGGTTTGCTAAATACTTCATCTATAGGTTATTTGTTAGTTTCAGCAAAGAAGCCAGTAAAAGTTATTTGA
- a CDS encoding SDR family oxidoreductase: MFQLLSGKKVVIIGISSGVDLAIAQKMVEVGAKVILSHSSQEKLNEAMALISGEIEGKTVNVLNEDSVNAFFEQIGNFDHLVVTAMGDRNMPRSLLAEMTTQTAQGGIDKFWGTFFAVRASLKNIATDGSITLTSSVTMFKSSKMGGISAIAAANGAVAAFGRSLALEISPIRVNVIAPGIIEDTSIWSSQSESERSDLTKWAIAALPVQHLGQAEEVAQAVLSLMTNPYVTGVILPVDGGVTLL; this comes from the coding sequence ATGTTTCAGTTGCTATCAGGCAAGAAAGTGGTGATTATTGGCATCAGTTCAGGAGTCGATCTGGCGATCGCCCAAAAAATGGTAGAAGTGGGGGCAAAAGTTATACTTTCCCACTCATCTCAAGAAAAATTAAATGAGGCGATGGCGTTGATTTCTGGAGAAATTGAGGGCAAAACTGTTAATGTGTTGAATGAGGATTCAGTCAATGCTTTTTTTGAGCAGATCGGAAATTTCGATCATTTGGTTGTAACGGCTATGGGAGACAGAAATATGCCGCGATCGCTTTTAGCAGAGATGACTACACAAACTGCTCAAGGTGGGATAGACAAATTCTGGGGAACGTTCTTTGCCGTGCGTGCATCGCTGAAAAATATAGCGACTGACGGCTCCATTACTTTAACATCCAGTGTCACTATGTTCAAATCTTCAAAAATGGGGGGGATTTCAGCGATCGCAGCCGCAAATGGAGCAGTTGCGGCGTTCGGGCGATCGCTGGCGTTAGAAATTTCACCAATTCGGGTCAATGTCATTGCCCCTGGAATAATAGAAGATACAAGTATCTGGAGCAGTCAAAGCGAGTCTGAACGCTCAGATCTAACCAAGTGGGCGATCGCAGCCTTACCTGTCCAGCATCTCGGGCAAGCAGAAGAAGTGGCGCAAGCAGTGTTAAGTTTAATGACGAATCCCTATGTCACAGGGGTTATTTTGCCTGTGGATGGCGGTGTAACCTTGTTGTGA
- a CDS encoding ABC transporter ATP-binding protein/permease, which yields MPSQVLQAQPSKNAFSSFIEFWKDVKAIAGSYWYPTTPGERAFSDVIRSWGMLILLILLIIALVTTTAFESFVGRYLVDSLIQEKDYSKFTNTLAVNIVVLVLVTLLVGFTKFVRKQIALDWYKWLNHQILDKYLSNRAYYKINFRADVENPDQRISQELEPITRSALSFSATFLEKVLQMITFLIIIWIISQQIAVIMLIYTILGNLIATYLNQKLNNINQEEIASKADYNYSLTHVRNHSESIAFFQGEKQELNIIERRFNNFAKNIDDKIGWERGRDIFSRGYQSVIQIFPFLVLAPLYIRNEIDFGQLGQAALACNMFAIALGELITEFGTSGQFSSYVERLSEFSDALEAVTKQPEKASTIKTIEENHIAFENVTLQTPNYEQTIVEDLSLSVQKGEGLLIVGPSGRGKSSILRAIAGLWNAGTGRLVRPPLEEILFLPQRPYIILGTLREQLLYPNTNRQRTDTELKEVLQQVNLQNLLSRIDGFDTEVPWENILSLGEQQRLAFARLLITHPGFTILDEATSALDLNNEGNLYQQLLSTKTTFISVGHRESLFNYHQWVLELTQDSSWQLLTVQDYRQKNGKEIIPNPPNNPQITIDVSPQNPSLNQPETSTVSGLSHKEMQKLTGTSINTIRSKASLGKTITTKDGFTYRYNKDPKVLQWVRV from the coding sequence ATGCCTAGCCAAGTTCTTCAAGCTCAACCCTCAAAAAATGCTTTTTCAAGTTTTATTGAATTCTGGAAAGATGTCAAAGCGATCGCTGGTTCTTACTGGTATCCAACAACCCCAGGGGAAAGAGCATTTTCTGATGTGATTCGTTCATGGGGAATGCTGATTCTCCTGATATTACTAATAATCGCGCTTGTTACTACAACTGCTTTTGAAAGTTTTGTTGGTCGCTATTTGGTCGATAGTCTTATTCAAGAAAAAGATTATTCCAAGTTCACTAACACTTTAGCAGTCAATATTGTTGTGCTTGTCTTGGTAACGCTTTTAGTAGGATTTACTAAATTTGTCAGAAAACAAATCGCTCTTGATTGGTATAAATGGCTAAATCATCAAATTTTAGATAAATATTTAAGCAATCGTGCTTATTATAAAATTAACTTTAGAGCCGATGTTGAGAACCCAGATCAACGCATATCCCAAGAACTTGAACCTATTACCAGGAGTGCTCTGAGCTTTTCAGCTACTTTCCTAGAGAAAGTGCTGCAAATGATAACTTTTTTAATAATCATCTGGATAATTTCTCAACAGATCGCTGTTATTATGCTTATTTATACGATTCTAGGAAATTTAATCGCTACTTACCTGAATCAAAAATTGAATAATATTAATCAAGAGGAAATCGCATCTAAAGCTGATTACAATTATTCCTTGACTCACGTGCGGAATCACTCTGAATCGATAGCTTTTTTTCAAGGAGAAAAACAGGAATTAAATATAATTGAGCGCCGATTTAATAATTTTGCCAAAAATATCGACGACAAGATCGGTTGGGAGAGAGGGAGAGATATTTTTAGCAGAGGGTATCAATCTGTGATTCAAATATTCCCCTTTTTAGTACTCGCACCTTTATATATTAGAAATGAAATTGATTTTGGACAACTAGGACAAGCCGCTTTAGCTTGTAATATGTTTGCTATTGCTCTAGGAGAATTAATAACTGAATTTGGAACTTCCGGACAATTTTCTAGTTATGTTGAACGTTTATCTGAGTTTTCAGATGCTTTAGAAGCAGTGACTAAACAACCGGAAAAGGCCAGTACTATTAAAACAATAGAAGAAAACCATATCGCTTTTGAGAATGTCACCTTACAAACGCCCAACTATGAGCAGACAATTGTTGAAGATTTGTCCCTGTCTGTGCAAAAAGGAGAAGGTTTATTGATTGTTGGACCAAGTGGTCGAGGGAAAAGTTCTATCCTACGAGCGATCGCTGGTTTGTGGAATGCGGGAACTGGGCGTCTGGTGCGACCTCCTCTAGAAGAAATTTTATTCTTGCCTCAACGTCCTTACATAATCTTAGGGACTTTACGCGAACAGTTACTCTATCCGAACACGAATCGTCAAAGAACCGACACAGAACTTAAAGAAGTTTTGCAACAAGTCAACTTGCAAAACTTGCTGAGTCGAATCGATGGCTTCGATACAGAAGTTCCTTGGGAGAATATACTATCGTTGGGAGAACAACAACGCCTTGCTTTTGCAAGACTATTAATTACCCATCCAGGCTTTACTATATTAGATGAAGCAACCAGTGCTTTAGATCTGAACAACGAAGGCAATTTATATCAACAATTGCTATCGACGAAAACAACTTTTATCAGTGTTGGACATCGAGAGAGTTTATTTAATTATCATCAATGGGTTTTGGAACTAACACAAGATTCTAGCTGGCAGCTTTTGACTGTGCAAGATTATCGGCAGAAAAACGGCAAAGAAATTATTCCTAATCCTCCTAACAACCCTCAAATTACAATAGATGTTTCACCACAGAACCCATCTCTAAATCAACCAGAAACAAGCACAGTTTCAGGGCTTTCTCATAAAGAAATGCAGAAATTAACAGGCACTTCCATTAACACTATCAGAAGCAAGGCAAGCCTTGGCAAAACTATCACTACTAA